Genomic window (Leptospira kanakyensis):
CCCAAACTTTATTCCCTGATTTTTGGATGTATTGTTTTTCTATCGAATAGTTGTCGATGATTCCTTTTTGGACTTCATCTCGGAGTTTTAAATTTTCTTCCAGTTCATCTACAGAGCTGATTTCCGAAAAATGTTTTCCAATGATTTCAAAAACTTTATAACCTAAAAAGTTGGCGAATGCTTCGTTTGCTTCATCGATAAACCCATTTTTACTAGTTTGTACAAGACCAATGGGTGAATCGTGAAACATAGTTTTGAATCTACGTTCCGCAAGTTCTAAGTTTGCTTCTGTATCTATTTTTTCAGAAATGTCCCGGGAAGAAGTGTGGATGTATTTTTTTCCTGTTGTGGGATGGATGGTCAAACGATTGTCAGACTGTAACCAAATGTAGTTTCCATCTTTGTGTAAAAAACGAAAAGTTGTGTGGATGTTCGTTTCTCCACGGAGGATCGGTTGGTGAGACCTTTCGTCGATGAGTCTTTTTTCGTCAGGGTGAAAGTAGTCGTAAGGATTTTTTCCAATCAGTTCTTCGGATTTGTAACCAATGATTTTTTCTGAATTGGGACTTACATAAATATAAGTTCCGTCTGGTTCATGTAGACATACCAATTCACGGCTAATTGCCGTTAAAAGGTGAAGTATTTCTGAATCGGGAAGTCCCACAAACGAAATCCTGTTTGGATCTTGTGGGTTGTCTATCCCAAATGTTCTTTTTGCGATCCCCGTTTCATAAAATTGTTTGGAAATCTCTTTTTTTTGAAACCAACCGTTATCAAAACCAACCGGTCTTTTATGACCCAGAAAATTGGTTCAAGGATACTCAAATGAAAAATCTATCGTATGTCATTCTAGACGGGAATTTAACTTCCGACCCAGAAGAAAGAAACATTGCAGGAGGAAAGTCTCTTGCCGTTTTTACAGTTGCTGTCAATCACACGGCAGGCAACCAAGAAGGTAAAGACAAAGACGACGTGTCTTACTTTGAAGTGGAGGCTTGGGAAAAATTAGGAGAGAACTGTGTCGAATATCTACAAAAGGGAAGTAAGGTGACGATCATGGGCAATCTCAAACAAAACCGATGGAAAAGCCCTGAAGGTGAAAATAGATCCAAAATCAAAGTGACTGCTTCCACAGTCCGGTTTGATAGTGTTCGCAAAAAAGAACCAAAAGCGGCTTAAGGAAATTTTAAGATCTTTACGGGTGTTGGAAATCCCTTCACCCGTGTTTTGGTTTATGGTGTGGGGATTGTTCTTTTTTTATGTTTTGAATGAGTGGGTGAATCAAATATGGAATGGCTGTCGTTCTGGTTTGATTTGGAATTTTCTCCCGATTCTTCTGTGAGTTTTCTTTCCTCAGTTCGATCTTCTTGTAGGGACGGTTTTCCATTTTTAATCACGGATAAAATTCGGAAATATCTAGGAGAAGAAACCAAGTTCCATTCTCTAAAATAGTATTTTGAAAATGCATGTTTGGGTCCATAAACACCGTTATTCGAATCAATTTTGTTTTTGATATTGGTTTTGAAATCCGATTGTTCTTCCTTGGTTAGGTTGGGAAACTGCGCCACTTCCCCTTCCACATAACGGTTTCGTAAAATATCCAATTCCCTGCGGTTTCGTCTTGTGACATCTTCAAAAAAATATTGATTGGGGCCGTTACAATTTCCTCCGTATGATTCACAATTGGGAGCAAGTTGCGGGTTCACATACGTGAGTTCCAAATAAATGCTTATGTACTCACCGGGGTTCGGAACTTTTCCCTCTTGGATTTCTAAAACTTGGGGAACTGTATCTCTATCCGTATATTGTCTTTCAATGGCTTCACGTGAGATTTTGGTTTCGGGGGTTGTACTATTCACTTTCACCGGTTTTTTCGATTCCCCAACGATTACTTTGTTTCGCATTACTTCTGTTTTTGTTTCCAAAATTTCATAGGCTTGAAAGTTTACTGGTTGTTTGGCGATCACTTCACCCTTTTGGTTGATTACGATGATATGATGTTCTAAGATCGTTCCCGCAATGATTTCTTCTATGATACTAATCCCTGCATCTTCAAAAAATAAATCGAGTTGGATGAAAGGAATTTTGTTTTCCGAATACTCCACACTCACCCCTGGTTCCCTGGCCAAAGTTTTTTTTTCTTCTTTGGTTTCTGAATGGGTGGCTTCCGATTTTGTAATCATACGAATGTGGTTGAGATTAATTTGTTCTGTGTGAGTCGGAAAGGACGGAGTGAATACCTGTTGCGGAGTTTGGCATCCGAAAGAAAGGACTAACAGGAAGGAAAGAAAATACACGCGGTTCATAAAGTAAGTATCGGTCAGAGATTGCCCCTAAAATTAGGGGCAATGTTGCGGTTTAGATGTGTTTTGCAGAAAGTGGAGGGAGGATTGGCCCACTCACTTGTAGGATTTCTACATACTTTCCATTCACTAAACGGAATGCTTTTTCTGGTTTGTCTTTTAAGAAGTAAACAGCTTCCATTCCTTTTTGTGTAGGAGCTTCCATTTTCAAAACCTTTCCCCATTCAGTATAAGTAAGGGTGATGGTTTGACCATCTTGGCTGTATTCTTTGACTAGTTTTCCATCAAAGTCATACTCAGCCATTGCAATTGGATTTTTATCAGTCCAGAATTCAATTAGGTTGAAAACGAGAACATCCAGAATTCCTCCAACGTAATATGCAATGGAAATTGGAAAGAGCATTAAAAGAGAACGAAAGAAACCTGCAACTTTTCCAGTTCCAATTTGAATGTTTCCATTGAAAGAGTAAACGGCTTTCGTAACTCCAAATTTTCCAAAGCAATTTGCGAATAAACCAATGGACAAAAGTCCCACAAGAGCGGCTTTTAATATTTTTTTCATTTTTTACCTCTTAGTTCTGAACAAAAAACTAAAGACCAATCCTATGTGATTCACGAATCATCTGCAAGCCGAAATGATTGACATGGTCATTTTTTCGAAGAATCTGGTCTGAATAGAAGGCATCTCCCATTGATCTTTTCCGATTTTGAATACTTTGTCTTCTTTCTCTTTGTTTTTTTTACGGTTTGGTACGTATTCCCTACCATTTTTTCGAATCAATCTAGGGAAACACGAATCCTACATATCTTCCTACTCATTAGTAGTTATTTCTTTTACATGTCTTGGGATTATCGTTTTGGTGCTCTCATCCTACTTTCCACTGCCATCGATTATTATGTAGGACTCAAACTAAGCGGAGAAACTAGGGAAAAGGTAAGATACTATCTCTTACTTTTTAGTTTGATTACAAACCTAGTGTTTATTTTGGGTTTTTTCAAATATTACAACTTTCTTGTCACCTCTATCAATACGGTCACCAATCCTTTGTTTGGTGCAGATGCCTTACCTGTTCTTAAAATTATTCTTCCTGCAGGGATCTCCTTTTTTACCTTTCAGTCTTTGTCTTATACCATTGATGTGTATCGCAAGGAAATTCCGGCCGAAAAAGATTTTATTCGTTTTGCTTTGTTCGTGAGTTTTTTCCCTCAACTGGTTGCAGGCCCCATTGTTACGGCAAGAACCTTTATGCCACAACTCTATACGCCAAAAAAACTGGAAGATATCGAGTTTCGAGTGTCGATTCGATTTTTTATGTTGGGTTATTTTAAGAAAGCAGTTTTGTCTGATATGGTCGCTCCGACCATTGACACAATTTATGCCGACCCATCTGGCCACCACGCCTACGCTTTGTTAATTGCCGCAGCGCTCGGTGGAATTCAAGTGTATTTGGATTTTAGCGGGTATTCGGATATGGCCATTGGAAGTGCCATGTTACTTGGTTATAAACTTCCGACAAACTTCAACTTACCATTCCTTGCCACTTCTGTTTCTGGTTTTTGGCGCCGTTGGCACATGACCTTAAATTCTTGGTTACGAGATTATATTTATATTCCTATGGGTGGAAGCCGCGTAACATCCGTCAGACGAAAATTCAATCTTTGGTTCACCATGTTTGTGAGTGGGGTTTGGCACGGAGCACAGTGGACTTTTGTGTTTTGGGGAAGTCTCAACGGATTTTTTTATTTTTTAGAAGAGGTTTGGAAAGAATGGTTTCCTGACCAAAAGAACGAAACGGAAACCAAACATTGGTATGCGGCTCCTCTTTGGCTCTTTCAGAATCTCCTCAATAGTTCCATTTTCTTTTTGGGTGCTGTTTTCTTTCGTTCTCTCACTTGGGAAAATGCTTGGATTCACATCCGGGGAATTTTTACATTCCAAGCGGGACAAATCCGGCCTTATATGTGGAAAGACTTCCTTTGGATTCTATTTTTCCTCTATTTAGGCCATATCATCGGTTATTTTATCTTTGAAAAGGGAAAAGGCAAACAAATCCCCGCCAGTTTGGAATTTGCCCTCTATCCCATTCTCTTTCTTGTCTTAAATTTAGCTACACCAGAAAACTCCGTTCCGTTCATTTACTTTCAGTTCTAATTTGCTTTTTTCGTTTCCAATATTAGGAATCCTTATAGCTTGTTGCTATGGAAAGTGAGCGAAGGCTACCAAGAATATCTCCCGGTGACTTTTCTGAATTTGAGGTGCAACTGGATTTGGAAGGGATCACCTTATTTGGAAAGTTAGGGAATATTTCAGAAGAAGGCCTTTGTTTTTTGGGTGAGGACGACTTACTCAGCGATGAAATTGAGTCCCAGGTTTTGGGAAGTATTGTTTGGGCAAAGGGCACCAAACGTATGTTCTTTGAAGGAACTGTTATGTGGACCCAAACCTCCAAAATCAAAAATGTAATTTATTATATCGCAGGAATCCAATTCCAAGAAAAACTAAATCTTACGGATTCTATGCTTGCTCGTAGTTTGGAGATCAAATGAAAATACTACTCCTTGGTGGAACCGGACTTATCGGTAAACAAGTGTTACTGTCTCTTGTTTTTTATCCCCAAATCAAAAAGGTAATTGTTTGGGCCAGAAGTTCCAAGTCTGCTTCCAATCCCAATGTCCCCATTGAAGTCATCCAAGTAAACTGGGAAGATTTTCAGGCAGGAAAAGTTTCCCTTCCTGATGGTTTGGATGCTGTATTTTGTTGTCTTGGAACTACCATTAACAAAGCAGGAAGCCAGGAAAAATTCAAAGAAATCGATTACGAATATCCACTCCTTGCGGCCAAACAAGCCAAATCAAAAAATGTTCCTGGATTTTATATCATTACCGCCATGGGATCTGATGCCAATTCTTCTATATTTTACAACCGAGTGAAAGGCGAAATTGAAACGGAACTTCGTAACTTACAATTTCCCTTCCTTGGAATTTTTAGACCTTCCCTTCTCATTGGCGAAAGAGAAGAAGTACGATTGGGCGAGAAGGTAGGTGAATTCCTCGGAAATCTCATTCCTTTTGGACTTCTGGGACTTAAAAAATTCAAACCCATTCCTGGTGAATACGTTGCCAAATCCATGATCCATTCTCTGTTACACGACAAACCAGAAAAAGGATTACCTCCACAAGTGAAAGTATATGAAAACGATGTCCTTTGGGAGATCGGTAAGGACCATTCTTTTTGATTCCAGACAACAAACAAAAACCCTATTCCAAAACCAAATACATCATCCTGAGTTGGGTGGTTCACTTCATCGTAAGAGTTTGGTATCTATTCATTCGAAACCAAAAGTTTATCATTCCGGACGCAAGTGCTAATGCCATTGAAAAAGGTTCTGGATATATCATTGCTGTTTTTCATGAAACAACTCTTTCTCTTTACCGGCATGCCACTCAGTATTTAAAACGAAAGAAAAAAGCGGATATGGTCGCTCTTGTGTCCCAATCCAAAGATGGTGAAATCATCCACCAAACCTTTGCTCGCTCTAACTTACGTTCTGTGCGAGGTTCTTCCACGAGAGGGGGAACAGGTGCCTTTCGTAATATCCTCAAAGAAATGAAACAAGGGGCAGTGCCTATTTTTACTGTGGATGGCCCAAAAGGCCCGAGGCGTGAAGTAAAACCAGGTGTCATTGTGACTGCTTCTCTCACTGGTTTTCCCATCCTATATTTGCATTCTTGTTATGACAGGGCTTACACTTTCAAAAGTTGGGACAGGCATTTTTTCCCTAAATTTGGAGCTCGTCTTTTCATTCAATACGGGGAACCGTTTTTTGTTCCGAAAGGTCTTTCGGAGAGCCAAATGGATGAATATGCCAAAAAATTGGAAATTGCCATGGGGAAAAATGCGGAAAACCTGGAATCCTATGTGCGGGAACGTTTCCCTGACAATTCTATTGACGTACCACCTAAACTCTAAATTTTAACCAAGTAAGGTAAAAAAATGTCATCTCTCAAAAACTATATCTTCACTTCCGAGTCCGTATCTGAAGGACACCCAGACAAAGTCTGTGACCAAATTTCCGATGCCATTCTCGATGCATATTTAGCCCAAGATCCAAAATCCCGTGTTGCTTGTGAAACTCTGGTAACAACAAACCTTGTTGTGATTGCCGGTGAGATCACAAGTAAAGGAAAAGTGGACACACAAGAAGTGGCCCGCGATGTAATTCGAAAAATTGGTTATAACGATATCAATATGTATTTCGATGCAGATTTCGCAGTGGTTTCTTCCCACGTTCATGCTCAGTCTCCAGACATTGCCCAAGGGGTAAATGAAGGAGAAGGACTCCATACAGAACAAGGAGCCGGAGACCAAGGTCTTATGTTTGGTTTTGCCATCGCAGAAACTCCAGAACTAATGCCTGCTCCTCTTTATTACTCACACAAACTTTTGGAAAACCTATCTGACCTTCGTCACACAGGGAAAATTGACTGGTTACGTCCTGATGCAAAATCGCAAGTCACCATCCAATACGAAGACGGAAAACCAAAAAGAGTGGATACTGTTGTAATCTCTACGCAACACAAACCAGGTGTGACTCACAAACAAATCGAAGAAGCAGTCATCGAAGAATGTATCAAAAAAATCATTCCTAAAGAACTTCTTACAAACACTCGTTATTTCATTAACCCTACTGGTAAATTTGAAATTGGTGGGCCACACGGTGATACAGGTCTTACAGGACGTAAGATCATTGTAGATACTTACGGTGGAATGGGTCGTCATGGTGGTGGAGCTTTCTCTGGAAAAGATCCATCTAAAGTTGACCGTTCTGCAGCATATATCGGCCGTTATATTGCAAAAAACGTAGTGGCAGCAGGACTTGCACACAAATGTGAAGTACAACTTGCATACGCAATTGGTGTTGCGGAACCAGTATCTGTTCTTGTAGATACTTTTGGAACAGGAACCATTTCTGATGAAGAAATCGCAAAACGAGTTCTTGCAAATTTCAAACTCACTCCAAAAGGAATTGTGGATGGCCTTGATCTTCTTGGAAAAGGAAGAAAATACCAAGAAACTGCGGCTTATGGTCACTTTGGTAGAACAGGTAGCACATTTACCTGGGAAAAAACTGATAAAGCAGAAGCTTTAAAAAAAGGATAAATCATGGGAGCACCTAGCCAATCCACTGCAGACAAAAAAGCAACGAGAGATGCCTACGGCGAAGCCTTAGTTGAGTTAGGTGCATCTAGACAAGATGTCGTGGTTTTAGATGCGGATCTTTCTGGTTCCACTAAAACTGCGGATTTTAAGAAAAAATATCCTGAACGTTTTTTTAATGTTGGTGTCGCTGAACAAAACTTAGTTGGTCATGCGGCAGGTCTTGCTCTTTCTGGTTTTGTGCCTTTTGCTTCTAGTTTTGCTATGTTTTTATCTGGCAGAGCTTGGGAAGTGGTGCGTAACAGTGTGGTTTACCCAAAAGTAAACGTAAAACTCGTTGCCTCTCATGGTGGAATCACTGTGGGAGAAGACGGTGCTTCTCACCAATGTATTGAAGACTTCGCCATCATGCGAGTCATTCCAGAAATGACTGTGATTTGTCCTTCTGATTTCAACGAAACCAAACAAGTCATTCACGCTATCGCTGATTATAAAGGCCCGGTGTACGTAAGGGTGGGTCGTCCTGCCATTCCTGTCATCGAAAGAGAAAATTACAAATTCCAAATTGGAAAAGCAGAAGTCATTTCTGAAGGAAAAGATGTTTGTATCATTGCCAATGGTGTAATGGTCAACGAAGCTATGATCGCTGTGGGACTACTCAAAGAAAAAGGAATTAACGCAAGCCTTCTCAATATGGCTACCATCAAACCTTTGGACAAAGATGCCATCATCGCCAAAGCAAAAGAATGCGGTGCCGTTGTGACTTGTGAAGAACACAATGTGATTGGTGGTCTTGGTTCTGCAGTTTCAGAACTTCTTTCGGAAGAGTATCCAGTTCCTGTCATCAAAGTCGGAATGAAAGATACATTCGGAAAATCAGGAACTTGGAGTGGTCTACTGGATTACTTTGGTCTCCGTGCAAAAGACGTTGTTTCCCACGTAGAAATCGCAATTTCCAAAAAGAAAAAATAAGGTTTTGGTTTCGGTTATGACCGGTGCCGGAGCTTCCCAACCATCCATCTTAGAAGAAACCGAAGTGAGGCCGCGTCGTAGTGACGGGCCTTGGAAGGTTGTCCTTTGGGATGATGACTTTCATACTTATGAATATGTCATTGAGATGTTAATGGACGTATGCCAAATGCCTTGGGAAAAAGCCTTCCAACATGCAGTCGAAGTAGATACCAGAAAAAAAACCATCGTCTTTTCTGGAGAATTGGAACATGCAGAGTTTGTCCACGAACGGATCTTAAACTATGGCCCTGATCCTAGAATGGGTTCTTCGAAAGGTTCCATGACGGCCACTCTCGAACAATAAAATATCCTAATTCTTTTTTAAAACGGAATCTGTTGTTAAATTTTGATTCCGAATCTGTATTGAAAGTTACCTAGATGTTTAAAGAAGATTACATCTTACGTTCTAACGCGTAATTTCTTTCCGGAACGAGTAACGATGAAACCGATTCATTTGTATCCACTTTGATGTTTGTTGCTGGATTGTAAGTATCTAACATATACTCTCCATCCACAATGAATTGGTAATGGTATTCCCCAGGTAATAATTTCTTTTCGAGAGTGAACACTCCCTTTCTGTCTTTTTTAAGGAAATCATGTTCTGGGTTCCAATCATTAAAACTTCCCACCACTCGAACCACTTCTGCCTCGGGTAAGTAAATTTGGAATTTAACCGTTCGTAAGTCCCGTTCTTCGTTGGCAGAATCTTCGAGAACCATGGTTTTGGTTTGGCGGTCCGTGTCTTTGTTCTCTAAGATGAAACGGGAGTAGTAGGAACCAGAACCATCTTCCAACTTATCAAAGTTTTCTGGGTCATAGGTGAGAAGTCCATTCACTCGGAATTTGTATTCGTAAACAGGATCTTCTTCATAAGTATCAGTGATTTGAGTGGGTTCGATTACTGTATAATAGATACCGTATTGGTTCCGTTTCATATCGGAACATTCCCAATTGTTAAAACTTCCGCAGATTTCTACGGCTTCCTCTCTGAGGCCGTTGTAGGTAAATAAAATTCCTCTGTGAATGAGTTTGCCAGAAGAAACATAAGACTCTACGTCTAGATAACGAATGTAACGTGGAGCGATATTTTTTTTGAGACTTTCCAGTTGCCAGAGGTAATAAACTGTATCCTGATTTTCCGTTTCATCGGACATCTCTAGTTCTTTTGAAGAAAAACTTCCAATCCAGTCCATTCCGTCCTCTGCAAAGATTCCGATTCCTGTGAAAAAGAGTAAAAATAGGGCAATACGGATGGATTTCGATTTCATCATAGGTTTGGTCGTAAAGGGTTCCTTCTAGATAATTTTCGGCAGAATTGAAAAAAGGGAGTGAAAGGTTTTTTTCCAAAGGAACCATCTGACATAATAAAAAAAATATTCTGTCATTTTGAGAATGGGCCGATAATTCATTAGGAATAGACCCTTAAATGGCTGAGCCGATAGACAAATTGAGTCCGGAAGAAATTACACAAATCGAGACGATGTTTTCGGCTCTCAATAAAAATCCGCTCTCATCGGAAGAATTGAATCCGATGGCGAAGGTTTTACGTGAGAAACTGGGATATACGAATCCCATCGCACCTGCGGAACCAGAAACCGATACCGAAGAAGATTCGGGCTCTGCCTTTGACGATTTTGATAATGAAGGGGCAGGAGATTCCAACGCCGGAGACCCTTTTACCGGACTCGATGAGGATGATGATTTTGGTCCTCCCAAACTCCCCAACCGTGAAGCCGAAGAAGACGATGGAATTGATTTAGATGAACTCCTCGGTGAAGACGGCCCGAGACCCACTCCGGCTCCTGCCGCCACAGATGATTTTGACTTTGATGCACCGACGGCTGCAGACGATGCGGATCCCTTTGCTTCCGATGCAGGAACTACGGAAGAGGCAGACCCTTTTGCAGATATGGGTTCCACTCCCGCTGCTACTGAAACTTTCGGTGATGATCCCTTTGGCAATTTAGACGCGATCGATGAAGCTCCCATCGAAGACAAACCAGCGCCAGTCATTGGTGATGATCCTTTTGCTAATTTAGGTGGGGATGACACTCCACCGACTACCGACGAAGATTTGTTTGCTGGTTTTGATAGTGGATCGGAAGGCGAGGCTCCTTCTGGAGATGATTTTGATTTTGGCGGTGGGACGGATACTCCTACTTCCGGTGATGATCCCTTTGCAGATATGGGTTCCACTCCCGCTGCTACTGAAAGTTTTGGGGATGACCCTTTTGCTAATTTAGGTGGAGATAACACTCCTTCTTCTGATACAGATTCCGCCGATGATCCGTTTGGTGATATGTCATCTCCAAGTTCTGGCGGTGATACTTTTGGAGACGATCCCTTTGCAGATATGGGTTCGACCCCCGCTGCTACTGAAAGTTTTGGGGATGATCCGTTTGGTGGTATGGACAGTCCGTCCACTCCTTCTCGTGATAATGAACCCGCTGACATGGGTGGTGGGTTTGATGATCCATTTGGAGACTTGGGTGTGGGAATGGAACCACCGAGTCTGGATGATGACTTAGGAGCTCCTTCTTTTGACGATTTGGCACCATCGATTGATGATATGCCTGTTTCCACGATGGATGACTTTGGTTCTGACGGGCCAGGGGGATTTGAGGAAGACCTCATGTCTCTTGGTAAAGAAGAGGAACCAGAAGAATCTCTCGAAGCTAACTTAACGGATGAAGAGTTAGCTGTCATCCAAGCAGAATTACTTCGTTACCCACCAAAACTCAGACGAACCATCATTGATACGATTGTGAACCAAAGGATTCCGGTTCGTAATCAAAAAGAAATCATTGAACTCATTAAGGCCCAACAAAAACCAGAAGACATTGCTAGTTACCTCAGTGGTCTTCTGGGTGAACGAGTGGAACTCAGTGATTCCACTGGTAAGTTTGCCGCTGATGGAGTTCCCATCATTGCCAGTCGGGATGCTTATACCAAAGAAGGTGCTGCCCGCAAACGAGAGTTAGTCCGTAGAACTATTTTGTCTTCTGCGGCCGCTGTATTCCTTGTATTTGGAATTGTCACACTTTGGAAGTATGTGATTGTTCCTTATCGTGCGAAAGCACAGTATGCCCTCGGACTTGAAAAAATTGAAGAGTTCAGTTATGAAACGGATGCTTTAGAGAAGAAAAAACTCCTCGCCGATGCAGAAAATTATTTTATCAAAGGGGAAGAAATTTTCCCACATAACCTAGAGTTTTTGAATAAATACTGTATTGCTTATACCAAAGCCGGTCAGTATGAAAGAGCCTTCGAAAAATGTTTTGGGAAAGTGGAACCTGATTTTGGTTATGAACTAGAAGATAAGGAACACAAAAGGGCTTGGGAAAACAGAAAAGAAGTACCAAACATTAGTTTTGCGAAAAAAACGGAATGGAATGATGCCGGTGTGGAAACTGCTGGACGTAGACCTTTACCAGAACTAACTTTTTATTTAACTTCACAAGATAAAGTTCCAAGAAAGGTTTTAAAGGCGGGAGCTTATATTGCCTCTCGTCTCAAATACAATGTCCATGATATTGATACATACATTGCCCTTGGAACGTTTCACTCCTTCCATAGAAAGGATTTTATCGAAGTTCCTCCAGGCAGTAATCGCAAAAAATATAAAAACGACCATCTGGCTATTGAATACTTCAAACGAGTGTTTACCGATGGGGGAGACCCTGATAACGTCGATGCGATTGCAGGGATTGCAAAGATATTTTACAACAAACAAGAGTTTGGAACGGCTGTTAAATACTATAACGATATCATTGAAAAGTATCCTAAAAATGCCATTGGTCATGGTGGGATTTTATCAACCTACATTGAAATGTGGAAACGTGATAAAAATCCGCAGTATGTACTCAACCATCATAGACAGGTTCGAAATGCTCTCAATATAGAAGATGAGCTTTCTCTTTTTGTTTTGGCAAAACTTGCATCCTTCTACATAGATTTAGATTCGGAAGAAGTTCGAATCAAATACAACATAAACCCAGAAGACCAAGTCACGGGTATGGAGATTGATGATAACGTAGAATACCTCTTAAACATTGCTTATGGCAAAGATGGTGGATCCAAATTTGCGGAAGGATATTACCAAAGAGCTCGGTTCTATTTCAAAAAAGAAGAAGCGGCACGTGCCCTCAAACAATTGGAACTTGCATCCACTTATGACATTCGCCATTACTTAGCAGTTCTGCTTATGGCAGAATACTATATCCAAACGGAAAATTATGATGAAGCGGTCAAACTTCTGAGAGAAGCCGATGATCGTTATCAAAATTATAGAGAAAGGCTTGGGGAAAGAGATGAGGATGAAACCTTACTCGAAGGAAGCCCTGGAAGGATTTCGTTTAACTTAGGTAAAATCCAATTTTTAGAAGCTGCTGGAATTAATGTAACAGACAATATACGAGAATTCCCTGGTAAAAAAATCTATCCAGAACGTAGTATTGGTACCCTTTCTTATGAAGAAAAAGAAAGAAGAAACGGACTTTTTATGGCTCGTGAATCTTTCCTTGCGGCCCTGGATCGTGA
Coding sequences:
- a CDS encoding tetratricopeptide repeat protein; protein product: MAEPIDKLSPEEITQIETMFSALNKNPLSSEELNPMAKVLREKLGYTNPIAPAEPETDTEEDSGSAFDDFDNEGAGDSNAGDPFTGLDEDDDFGPPKLPNREAEEDDGIDLDELLGEDGPRPTPAPAATDDFDFDAPTAADDADPFASDAGTTEEADPFADMGSTPAATETFGDDPFGNLDAIDEAPIEDKPAPVIGDDPFANLGGDDTPPTTDEDLFAGFDSGSEGEAPSGDDFDFGGGTDTPTSGDDPFADMGSTPAATESFGDDPFANLGGDNTPSSDTDSADDPFGDMSSPSSGGDTFGDDPFADMGSTPAATESFGDDPFGGMDSPSTPSRDNEPADMGGGFDDPFGDLGVGMEPPSLDDDLGAPSFDDLAPSIDDMPVSTMDDFGSDGPGGFEEDLMSLGKEEEPEESLEANLTDEELAVIQAELLRYPPKLRRTIIDTIVNQRIPVRNQKEIIELIKAQQKPEDIASYLSGLLGERVELSDSTGKFAADGVPIIASRDAYTKEGAARKRELVRRTILSSAAAVFLVFGIVTLWKYVIVPYRAKAQYALGLEKIEEFSYETDALEKKKLLADAENYFIKGEEIFPHNLEFLNKYCIAYTKAGQYERAFEKCFGKVEPDFGYELEDKEHKRAWENRKEVPNISFAKKTEWNDAGVETAGRRPLPELTFYLTSQDKVPRKVLKAGAYIASRLKYNVHDIDTYIALGTFHSFHRKDFIEVPPGSNRKKYKNDHLAIEYFKRVFTDGGDPDNVDAIAGIAKIFYNKQEFGTAVKYYNDIIEKYPKNAIGHGGILSTYIEMWKRDKNPQYVLNHHRQVRNALNIEDELSLFVLAKLASFYIDLDSEEVRIKYNINPEDQVTGMEIDDNVEYLLNIAYGKDGGSKFAEGYYQRARFYFKKEEAARALKQLELASTYDIRHYLAVLLMAEYYIQTENYDEAVKLLREADDRYQNYRERLGERDEDETLLEGSPGRISFNLGKIQFLEAAGINVTDNIREFPGKKIYPERSIGTLSYEEKERRNGLFMARESFLAALDRDISKDPKIVRECYYYLGWIDYNHGDFAQSLDFWAELPEEDIYNNATLLFGKGNAFYYTRQYNAALGNYLKLKDDFELKEQSLGRIDTENSDHREVYETLTALYNNIGAVYEKKQDTINALKYYWKAMETARKIGSVSEIANSNKDLVFARAKLDREPLLEDWLAPTLDRLDQIKK